The Rhodothermales bacterium genome segment CTACGGCTACAGCGTGGTGGCGACGCTCTTCCCCGCCCTGTTCGAACGCGCGCTCGGCCGCACGCCGGACGTGTATTTCGAGGCGGCCGCCGTGATCGTGACGCTCATCCTGATGGGCCGCCTGCTGGAGGCGCGCGCCAAGCAGCGAACGAGCGACGCCATCGAAAAACTGGTCGATCTCCAGCCGGCGATCGCGCGGGCGGTGGTCGACGGGCGCGAGGTCGAACTGCCCGTGGCGCAGGTCGCCGTGGGCCAGCGACTGCTGGTCCGCCCCGGCGAGCGCATCGCGCTGGACGGCGTGGTGGTCGACGGGCATTCAGCCGTCGACGAGAGCATGATCACCGGCGAGCCGCTGCCCGTGGAAAAGGAGCCGGGCGACGCCGTGACGGGAGGCACGCTCAACCGCACGGGAGCCTTCACCTACGAGGTGCGCCGGATCGGATCGGAGACGACGCTCCAGCAGATCGTCCGTTTCGTCCGCGACGCCCAGGGGCGCAAGGCGCCGATCCAGCGCCTTGCGGATGTCGTCGCCGGCGTGTTCGTGCCCATCGTGCTGGGCCTTGCCGTGCTGACGTTCGGAGTATGGATGTACTTCGGACCGGAGCCGGCGCTGGCCTATGCCCTCGTCTCCTTCGTGTCGGTGCTGATCATCGCCTGTCCGTGTGCGTTGGGCCTCGCGACCCCCACCGCCATCATGGTCGCCACCGGCAAGGCCGCCGAGCACGGCGTGCTGGTGAAGGGCGGCGACGCCCTGGAGGAGCTGCATCGGATCGACACCATCGTGCTCGACAAGACGGGCACGCTCACCGAAGGCAAGCCGCGGTTAACGGATATCCGGCCGGCGGCCGGCTGGGCCGCGGACAAAGTCTTGCGGATCGCCGCCTCCGCCGAGCGGCGCTCGGAGCATCCGGTCGCCGGGGCCATCCTGAGCGCGGCGCAACAGCGCGGCCTGGCGCTTTCGGCGCCATCGGCCTTCGAGTCGGCGACGGGTCTGGGCATCGAGGCCGTCGTCGAGAACCGGCCCGTGGTTATCGGCAACGACGCGTTCCTGGCGCAGCGCCGGCTGTCGACGGAGGCGCTGGGGGCGGAGGCCGCCGCGCTGCAGGAGGCCGGCAACACGCTGATCGGCGTCGGCATCGACGGGCAGTTCGCCGGCTATCTGGCGATCGCGGACGCGCCCCGCGCCTCGTCCCGCGAGGCCGTCGCGGCCATGCGGCGCATCGGACTCGATGTGATCATGCTCACGGGCGACCACGAACGTGCCGCGCGGGCGGTCGCTTCCCAGGTGGGCATCGAGCATGTCATCGCCGGCGTCCTGCCCGATCAGAAGGCGACGGAGATCGAACGGCTGCAGGCGGCCGGGCGCAAGGTGGCGATGGTGGGCGACGGCATCAACGACGCGCCGGCGCTGGCGCTGGCGGATATCGGCATCGCGATCGGGGCCGGCACCGACATCGCCATCGAGGCGGCGGATGTGACGCTGATGCGCGACGACCTCGGGGCGGTGGCGGATGCCTTCGCTTTGTCCGCGCGCACCTTGCGTACTATCAAACAAAATCTGTTCTTTGCCTTTATCTACAACATCGTCGGCATCCCGATCGCCGCCGGGGCGCTCTATCCGCTGCTGGGCTGGCTGCTCAGCCCGATGATCGCATCCGGCGCCATGGCGTTATCGAGCGTGTCGGTGGTGACCAACAGCCTCCGCCTGCGGCGCTGGCGTGCATCCAGTATCTCCTGAATCCTTACAGGCCATGAGTACCAAAACCGAAACCCTGAAGATAAACGGCATGAGCTGCGGCCATTGCGTCAAGTCCGTCACCCAGGCCCTCACCCAGACCGAAGGCGTGAAGGTCGAACGGGTCGAGATCGGCCTCGCCGAGATCAGCTACGACCCCGACAAGGTGGCGCACGACGCCATCGTTCAGGCCATCGACGACGTGGGCTTCGAAGTCGTCAAGTTTTGAGGAGATTGGGATTAGCGATCAAGGATTCGTGATCAAGGATGGGGAGCCTTCTGCGGCACCCAAATCCTTGATCACGAATCCTTGATCGCCAATCCCCCCTCCTAGAGATCTCCGAGCTGGGGGCGCAGGATCAGTTCCTCCACGACGGTCCGGTCGCTGAGCCGGTAGACGTCGAGCAGGGCCCGGGCGATGTCTTCCGCCGGCATGAAGCGCGTTTCCGGCAGGTCTACCCCCTCCCAGCTCGGGGTGAAGGTTGCGCCGGGGAGGAGCGCCGTAACGCGCAGTCCGTGCTGGCGCGTTTCTTCCCGCACGCTGCGGGCCAGCCCGAGCAGGCCGTGTTTGGCCGCGCAGTAGGCGGCGCCGGCGGGATAGGCCCGGATGGACGCGACGGAGGCCATAAAAAAGAAATGGCCGCTGCCACGTTGCAGCATCGGGTCGAGGAAGGCGCGCGTCACCAGGAACGCGCTGGTCAGGTTGACCTCGACCTGGTGGCGGAAGCGCTCGGCGGTGGTCTCCTGGATGGTCCCGGGGGTAAAAACGCCGGCGTTGTTCACGACCACGTCCGGGGCGCCCCAGGCGGACTGCACGGAGGCGGCCATCGCCTCCACCGCTTCGTCGTTCGTGACGTCGCAGACAAAGGCCGCGGCTTCGGCGCCGGCGGCGGTGCATCGGCGCACCACCGCATCGAGGTTGCCGGCGTGGCGGGCGACGAGCGCGAGACGGGTATCCGGTTCGCCGGCGAAGGCGAGCGCGATCGCCGCGCCGATACCCTGGCTGGCGCCGGTGATGAGGACGGTCGGCATCTCAGCGGGCCCCGATCAGGCGCATGAACTCGGTGCGCGTCGCATCCCGATGAAATTCTCCGCTCACGGCGCTCGTCGTAGTGGTGGAGTTCTGTTTTTCCGCGCCGCGCATCATCATGCACAGGTGCTGCGCTTCGATGACGACGGCCACGCCCAGCGGGTTCAGCACTTCGTCGATCGCGTCGCGGATCTGGAGGGTAAGCCGTTCCTGGACCTGGAGCCGGCGGGCGAACACATCAACGACACGCGGGAGCTTGCTCAGGCCCACGATCTTCCCGTTGGGGATGTACGCGATGTGCGCCTTGCCGAAGAAGGGCAGCATGTGATGCTCGCACAGCGAATATACCTCGATATCCTTCACCAGGATCATCTCGCTGTAATCCTCTTCGAACAGGGCCGCCGTGAGGATGGCATGCGGGTCCATCGCGTACCCCTGCGTCAGAAACTGGTAGGCCTTGGCTACGCGTTCCGGCGTCTTGGCGAGGCCTTCGCGGCCCGGATTTTCACCCAGTTTATCGAGAATGCCGGTGACGTGCCCGGCAATTTCGCCGGTCACCTCCGCATCGTATCGATCCTCGCGGATATAGAGCTTCTCCATGGTCGCATGGGCCATGCCGTTGGAGGCCGGCGTTTTCGTCGTTTTTTTCTTCATAGATGTAGTAGCAGCGTTCGCGTACGCGGCGGCGTATCGGGGCTACTCCCCCCGATATTCGGCCATGTTGCGGTCGGTTTCGTGGAGCCGTATGCAATGCAACCGTCCCGCCGGCAGGGCGCCTTCGAGCTCCCGCCAGATCGCGACGACGAAGTTCTCGGTCGAGGCAAGCTGGCCCCGCATAAAATCCACGTCGAGGTTCAGGTTGGCGTGATCGACTTTCGAGAGGATTTTGTCCTCGACGATCTGCTTCAACGCGCCCAGGTCGATGACGTAGCCGGTCTCCGGATCGGGTTCGCCGGCCACGGTCACTTCCATCGTATAGTTGTGCCCATGCCAGTTCGGGTTGTTGCACTTCCCGAAGACCCGGCGATTCCATTCGTCGGAACGATCCGGATTGTGTAGCCGGTGCGCCGCGTTAAAATGGACGGTGCGGGTCACATAAACGATCGGCATACGAACGCGTGGTGTAGGTGGAGGTTACAAGCGAACGTGTTACCCGCGCCGGGGCAGAACTGACTAAGCGCGTGACTCAGAGCATGAATCGGGGCGCGGCGTACCTGCTGCTTACACGCCAGCGGGAAAATCGGTCCCGCCGCGCATCGGGCATGACGGCCGTTCTGTACGCCGGCTGAAACGGAGTATCGGCTGTTGAGTATCTGAGTTTCAATTGCCCGGCCATCGGGCGCACCTTCGCGCTACGCCTATGTCTGAAAAAACCCTGTTCGAGAAGATCGCCGACCGGGAGATTCCCGCGACGATCGTGTATGAGGACGAGCACAGCTTTGCCTTTCGCGACATCCATCCGCAGGCGCCCACCCACATCCTGATCGTCCCCCGAAAACCGATTCCGAGCCTCGACCACCTCGACGCGGCCGACGAGGCGCTCGTGGGGCATCTGTTCACGGTGGCCCGCCAGCTCGCCGCCGAGGAAGGGCTCGTCGACGGCTACCGCACGGTCTTCAACTGCGGACCGGGCGCCGGCCAGACGGTGTTTCATCTCCACCTCCATCTCCTCGGCGGTCGCCCGTTGACCTGGCCCCCGGGGTGACGAACGCATGCGCAGCCGTTTGCCCGCGGCGGTGGTGCTCCGGTCTCCGCCGGCCGTCCTCCTGATGCTCCATGTGCTCTGGTCGATGTGCACCCTGTCCGAAACGGCCGCGCAGACGCCGCGCGCGGTTACGCTGGGATACGAACGCGAAGTCAATCGCTACCGATGGGCCGCCCATGTCGACGTCGACGAGCGCATCGGGCGGTGGAGCCTGCAGGCCGTAAACCGCTTCGCGTCCGACGCCTACGTGCTGTTCGACAACCGCCTCAGTTTTCGCGACGAGGATGTCTTTCGCTGGAACCTCTCCGCGCCCGGCCGCGCCGCCGTGGGCGCGGGGCTGCACGGGGAGACGGTCTGGTTCAGCCAGGGCCGCGTGCTCCAGCAATCGATCGTCGGGGTGCTGCCGGTCAGGCCGGCGCCCTGGCTCTCCCTCGAGCCGTCGCTGGGGTTGACGCTCGACCAGCGGCCCGGAGCCCTCAACAGCGCCGGCTTTTCGCCCTTGCGGCGCGACGCCGGCCCGCTGTTCGGCGGCAGCTTCCGCCTGACGCCCGGCGAGATCGAAGGGTACCGCATCCGCCTGGAGAGCGACGCCAACCTCCAGCTGATCACGCCGCGGCGCGGGCGTCAGCTGCATGTCAACGGGTCGATGGAGCGGTTTTTCGATCAGACCCGCTTCGCCACGCGCCTCACCTACAGCAACATCCGGCGGGATGCCTATCAGTCCGTCTCCTTCCTGAATCGCGACGCGGCGGCCGTCGCCGCCCCCGAGACCATCGAGGCCACGACCAGCGACACCCTGGCGGCCGGCATCGACCTGTCCGCCCCGATCGCCCCGCGCCTCACGCTCGCCGGCTCGGTCGATCTCGGCGCGAACAACCGGCTCGTGCGCTCCTACCGCACACCGGACGACGCGCTCTACTTCGACACCGATTTCCACCGCCGCTCGATCGACATCGAGACCGGGCTCCGCTACGACGCGCCGGCCCTGCACTCGTCGCTCACCCTCAGCATCGGCGCCGAAACCGAGGCGCGCACGCTGGCGAACCGGGACGACCTCCCCCCGGCCCAGGCCGCGCAGAAAGGGTCGCTCCTGGAACAGGCCGACTACGACCAGAACTTCTACACCCTCCAGCTGCGCAACCAGGCGACCCTCTCCCGCCGGCTGGGACTGATCCTCGAAGGCACCGCCACCATCCTGCGCCACGACACCCCGGAGATCAACCAGGACGACCGCGACGAGGTGTTTTTTAACGGCCAGGCCGGCTTCCAGTACCAGATCAGCCGGGCGCTGCAAGCCGATGTCCGCATGCTGGGCACGTTTTACCACACCGTATACCTGAAGGCCCAGCGCTCGGCGGAGAACAACATCCAGCGGTCGCTCCGCCTCCGCCCGAGCCTCACGTGGTCCCCGTCGCCGGCCACGAAGGCGCAGCTGTCGTCTGAAGTCCGCGCCACGTACACGGTCGACGACTTTGTGCTCGAAGGCCGGCGCGCCACCGACCAGTCGGCCCGCGAACTGCGCTACGACGGATCGTTCGAGCAGGACCTGGGCCGTCACCTCCGCCTGCTGGCCGACGGGACGTTGAGCGATCTGCGGCTGGGGCGGTTTTTGCAGGACCGGTTTGCGGAAATCCCGTTCGATACCCTGCGGACCTACGGGGGGCGTCTTCGGATCCAGACGGGCCGGCGTCTCGTGGCGCAGCTGGGCTTCCGCTTTTTCGTGCGGACCGACTACGACCGGGCGACGACCGTGCGTTATCGCCGGCTGGACGAAGCCGGCCGGATCCTCCGCGACGAACAGGGCGCCGTCCTGCGCACCACGGTCACGCGCCCCGGCCGGCGATGGATCGAGCAGGTCGGCCCGACGACCGCCATCGACTGGCGCATGACGTCGGGCGGGAGCCTCCGCTTCGAGGGCTGGGTGAACTGGCAGCGGATCCGGTACAGGCTCTATGGCGACTTGCCGGAAGAGTCCGCCGCCCACATCCGGAAGGAAGCGGACAAGGGCACGCGCCGCTATATTCCAAACCTGGCCGTCACCCTGTCCTGGCCGCTCTAGGCCCCGTTCCTGCAACCCGTACCCTGCTCCCATGAAAACCATTGGCGTCACCGGCGGAATCGGAAGCGGCAAAACGACCGTTTGCCGCATGCTCGAAACGATGGGCGCGGAGGTGTTTTATGCGGATGCCGAAGCGAAACGGCTGATGAACGAGGATCCGGCGCTCCGGGCGGGGCTCATCGCCGCCTTCGGGGCGGAAACGTTCATGGAGGACGGACGGCTCGACCGGGCGTATCTGGCGCGCCAGGTTTTTGGCGACGAGGAGCGGCTGGCGACGTTAAACGGACTGGTGCATCCCCGGGTACGGGAGGCCCTGGTTGCGCGGAAGGCGGAGGCGGCCCAGCGTGGGGCGCCGTTGCTGGTTTACGAGGCCGCGCTGATTTACGAGACGGGGGGTGACGCGTACGTCGATGCGGTTGCCGTCGTGCATGCGCCGGAGCGGGCGCGCCTGGAGCGCGTGGCGGCGAGGGACGGCGTGGATGAGGGGCAGATCCGCGCGCGGATGCAGCACCAGCTGCCGCCGGCGACGTTGCGCCGGCGCGCCGATATCCTGATCGAGAACGATGGGGATCTGGAGGACCTGCGCCGGCAGGCCGAGGCATTATTTCGCCGGATGACGGACCCAACGTAAGCGCGGGAGCCAGGGTAGGGACGCATAAAACGCCCTTTCCCCCGACTCCCGCACTCCGGAAGCTCCGTTTACTTGGCCTGTTTGATCGTTTCGATCAGGCGGGCCGCCACGCGGTACGGGTCGGCATTCGAGGCCGGCCGGCGATCTTCCAGATAGCCCTTCCAGTTGTTCTGGATCATGGCCACCGGGATACGGATCGAAGCCCCGCGGTCACTGGCGCCAAAGCTGAACTTCTTGATGCTCTGGGTTTCGTGCTTGCCGGTGAGGCGCTGGTCGTTGCTCGAACCGTAGACGGCGATGTGCTCCTTGTGGGTGGCCTTGAACTGTTCCATCAGGGCGCTGACATACTTCTCGCCTCCTTTCTCGCGGATGCGCGTGGTGGAGAAGTTGGTGTGCATGCCGCTGCCGTTCCAGTCGCCCTTGATCGGCTTCGGATGCAGTTCGACGGTAACGCCGTATTTCTCGGCCGTGCGGATCAGGAGGTAGCGGGTCAGCTGTACGCTGTCGGCCGCTTCCTTGGCGCCTTTGCCAAAAATCTGGTATTCCCACTGACCGAGCAGCACCTCGGCGTTGATGCCCGTCACTTCGAGGCCGGCGTTGAGGCAGACATCCAGATGCTCCTCGACGATCTCGCGGCCGGCGACCTTGCCGGCGCCGACGCCGCAGTAGTAGGGGCCCTGCGGGCCGGGGAAGCCATCGGCCGGGAAGCCGAGGGGCTTGCCATCGAGCATCAGCACGTATTCCTGTTCGTAGCCGAGCCAGAGGTCCGGGTCGTCGTCGAACGCGGCGCGCATGTTCGTGGCATGGGGCGTGCCGTCGGCGTTGAGCACTTCGGCAAGCACGAGGTAGCCGTTTACGCGCTCGGAATCCGGAACGATCTTGACCGGCTTGAGCAGGCAATCCGACGAGCGGCCTTCCGCCTGCTCCGTGGAGCTGCCATCGAAGCCCCATTCCGGGCAATCCTTGAGCGTCGGCGGCTTGCTCAGGGTGACGATTTTCGTTTTGCTGCGGAGATTCGGCTCGGGTTTGTACCCGTCCAGCCAGATGTACTCGAGCTTATACTTGGTGCTCATAGGGATTCAAGCGTGAATGAGTGAGTGCGTGGATGGAAAACTCCATGGGAGCGGATCGGCGGTCGGCATCGCGGCCGGCGCGGCGTGGGTACAACAGGCTTCGCATCGCGATGGCCGGGGCGTAGCATCGTCGGTAAATCACGATGTCGCAACAAAATGTCTAAATAATTTAGGCCAATCCGCCGGCAATATAGCCAGCGCCCTATATCATAGCAATCGGGCCGGAAGAAACCGGAACCCACTTCGCCAAATATTTATGAACACCTTATCCGCCCTGAGCCTTAATAAATAAGACAAAAGAAGCGCTTCCACACCGGGCCGGTGCCCACAGGCGGTCGGCGTAACCCCTAATTTTTTTAGACCCTAGCGGGGTGGGAGTCCGCCGGGAGCGGCGTTGGGTGCGTCGCGGCCGTTCCATAAAAAAGGGTCCATAAAAAAAGGGCCGGACGATGTCCGACCCTTCCGGGATACCTTCAGGTGCCTTCGCCGGCGAAGAGTTCGGTGGGCCCGACCTCTATCGCCCGGGTCTCCTTGTAGGTGCTGAGCACGATGCTTGTCGACGTCCCCTGCACACTCGGCCACGATTGGATCCGGGCCAGGAGTTGTTCGAGCGTCGTCGTGTTGCGTGTTCGTATTTTGAGGATGTGCGATCCTTCGCCCGTGATCGAGTGCACTTCCTGCACTTCGGACATCTCGGACGCGCGCCGCACGAAATCCGGATAGCCATCCGAATTTTCGACGCGCACGCGGATGAAGGCGGTAATATCGATATGCAGCCGCTTGGCATTGACCACCGCGTAGTAGCCGGTGATCACGCCCCGTTCCTCGAGCTTCCGCATGCGTTCGCTCACGGACGGGACCGAGAGCCCGACTTCTTCCGCGATGCGATTTCGCTTCATCCGCCCCTGCGCCTGGAGCAGCGAAAGGATTTTTACATCGATCTCATCTATTCTGTCCATCGACAGCGCCCCCCTAATATTTTTAACACAGTTGCCCCAAAGCTACATCAACGAGGCGAGACGAGTCAACTCGCAGTTTAAATTCTTACGCTCTCCATCATCGACGGCCGGCGCCGTCTGAAACCAAAAAATGCGAGGATCCGACGAAAGCGCGCGATAGTCGCGCACCCGGATCCTCGCATTTCGATAGCAGCGCTCCTGTATCGCCGCGGTCGCACACACCGTCTGGGACGACCGACCGCGGTTAAGCCTGGTTCTTGAGATAGACCAGGAGCTGGGAGCGGGACAGCTTGGTGATGTACTCCAGGATATTGCGATGCTCCTGGCTGTACGACCCGCGCGAGAGGCTGGGGATGTACGTCTTGAGGGCATCGAAATACGACCCGACCGGCGGGGAATCCCGCACGAACTGAGCGGTCAGGATGTCGCGCACGGTATGGAAGTAGGTGTCGAAGGTGGACACGCAGACCTTGCCTTTTTTCACATACGAGTCGTGCATGACCGTCTGCACTTTCTGCGTGGCCTGCTCGATGGCCTGTTCGACCTCTTCCGGACGGAGCACCTGTTCGTGGGCGGCGGCGGCTTCTTCGCTCGTCTCGCCGACATGGACATACGCGGCGCGGATGGCCTGGGCGAAGCCCGTGACCGGGTAGGCGCTGCAGTAGTAGGGGTGTTCCGCGGCGAACTCGACGAACGACGACACCAGTTCGTGCGAGCTGGCCGAGCGGCACAGCCAGGCGATGAGATGCGCTTCGAGGACTTCGACCGGCGCGATCGGCGCGCCGCTCAGTTCCGAGGCGTCGAAGTCGCCGGCGATCAGCCACGCGCTGCCATTGTAGCGCTCGAGCTGGAGCCGGGTATCGGCCTTCACCGCGTCCTTGATATTGCGAATGATCTTGGCCAGCGTCGGGTCGGCTTCACGATAGCGGCGGAAGAGCCCCTCGTTCACCTTGCTGAAGATCAGCCGGCGAAGTACGATATAGAGGTCCTGCTCGCCCATCTTCTGCCATTTGACGGAGGCGAAATACTGGTCCAACAAGTTGAAGCGGCCCCGTTCGTCACGCTGGAAGAGATCCGCGAAACAGTCGAGGGCCAGATCTTCAAGGGTAAGCCCGAAAAGATGCGGTAGGAGATACCCGGAACGGGCTTTCTTTTGCAGATAGGCCAGCGCAAGCCGGTAGCATTCATCAACCAGTTTATTTACCGAGGCGCGCTCGGGCCGATCGCAAAGAGTCGCGGCGAGGATTCG includes the following:
- the coaE gene encoding dephospho-CoA kinase (Dephospho-CoA kinase (CoaE) performs the final step in coenzyme A biosynthesis.), with amino-acid sequence MKTIGVTGGIGSGKTTVCRMLETMGAEVFYADAEAKRLMNEDPALRAGLIAAFGAETFMEDGRLDRAYLARQVFGDEERLATLNGLVHPRVREALVARKAEAAQRGAPLLVYEAALIYETGGDAYVDAVAVVHAPERARLERVAARDGVDEGQIRARMQHQLPPATLRRRADILIENDGDLEDLRRQAEALFRRMTDPT
- a CDS encoding heavy metal translocating P-type ATPase; the protein is MNPSSEIASTDTQHEASEWTLPVEGMECASCAVRIEKQLRKRSGVQDVAVNLASNRARISAAPGSVRLSDLVETIERTGFTVPHAVVESPLPPGRPAPTDDDLEAAFERTNGVLSATRADDLIRVTYVPGVVEPAAIQALLVGRGWAAVDAQVETAPEDEDPHATAFRALFRRFLLAALCTAPVFVISMAHGALDFPGVRYVLLALTTPVVVVAGGPFFRGAIRLLRHGGADMNTLVSLGVGSAYGYSVVATLFPALFERALGRTPDVYFEAAAVIVTLILMGRLLEARAKQRTSDAIEKLVDLQPAIARAVVDGREVELPVAQVAVGQRLLVRPGERIALDGVVVDGHSAVDESMITGEPLPVEKEPGDAVTGGTLNRTGAFTYEVRRIGSETTLQQIVRFVRDAQGRKAPIQRLADVVAGVFVPIVLGLAVLTFGVWMYFGPEPALAYALVSFVSVLIIACPCALGLATPTAIMVATGKAAEHGVLVKGGDALEELHRIDTIVLDKTGTLTEGKPRLTDIRPAAGWAADKVLRIAASAERRSEHPVAGAILSAAQQRGLALSAPSAFESATGLGIEAVVENRPVVIGNDAFLAQRRLSTEALGAEAAALQEAGNTLIGVGIDGQFAGYLAIADAPRASSREAVAAMRRIGLDVIMLTGDHERAARAVASQVGIEHVIAGVLPDQKATEIERLQAAGRKVAMVGDGINDAPALALADIGIAIGAGTDIAIEAADVTLMRDDLGAVADAFALSARTLRTIKQNLFFAFIYNIVGIPIAAGALYPLLGWLLSPMIASGAMALSSVSVVTNSLRLRRWRASSIS
- a CDS encoding Lrp/AsnC family transcriptional regulator translates to MDRIDEIDVKILSLLQAQGRMKRNRIAEEVGLSVPSVSERMRKLEERGVITGYYAVVNAKRLHIDITAFIRVRVENSDGYPDFVRRASEMSEVQEVHSITGEGSHILKIRTRNTTTLEQLLARIQSWPSVQGTSTSIVLSTYKETRAIEVGPTELFAGEGT
- a CDS encoding SDR family oxidoreductase; the protein is MPTVLITGASQGIGAAIALAFAGEPDTRLALVARHAGNLDAVVRRCTAAGAEAAAFVCDVTNDEAVEAMAASVQSAWGAPDVVVNNAGVFTPGTIQETTAERFRHQVEVNLTSAFLVTRAFLDPMLQRGSGHFFFMASVASIRAYPAGAAYCAAKHGLLGLARSVREETRQHGLRVTALLPGATFTPSWEGVDLPETRFMPAEDIARALLDVYRLSDRTVVEELILRPQLGDL
- a CDS encoding histidine triad nucleotide-binding protein, which codes for MSEKTLFEKIADREIPATIVYEDEHSFAFRDIHPQAPTHILIVPRKPIPSLDHLDAADEALVGHLFTVARQLAAEEGLVDGYRTVFNCGPGAGQTVFHLHLHLLGGRPLTWPPG
- the folE gene encoding GTP cyclohydrolase I FolE; its protein translation is MAHATMEKLYIREDRYDAEVTGEIAGHVTGILDKLGENPGREGLAKTPERVAKAYQFLTQGYAMDPHAILTAALFEEDYSEMILVKDIEVYSLCEHHMLPFFGKAHIAYIPNGKIVGLSKLPRVVDVFARRLQVQERLTLQIRDAIDEVLNPLGVAVVIEAQHLCMMMRGAEKQNSTTTTSAVSGEFHRDATRTEFMRLIGAR
- a CDS encoding 6-carboxytetrahydropterin synthase — encoded protein: MPIVYVTRTVHFNAAHRLHNPDRSDEWNRRVFGKCNNPNWHGHNYTMEVTVAGEPDPETGYVIDLGALKQIVEDKILSKVDHANLNLDVDFMRGQLASTENFVVAIWRELEGALPAGRLHCIRLHETDRNMAEYRGE
- a CDS encoding cation transporter; protein product: MSTKTETLKINGMSCGHCVKSVTQALTQTEGVKVERVEIGLAEISYDPDKVAHDAIVQAIDDVGFEVVKF
- a CDS encoding glutamine synthetase beta-grasp domain-containing protein encodes the protein MSTKYKLEYIWLDGYKPEPNLRSKTKIVTLSKPPTLKDCPEWGFDGSSTEQAEGRSSDCLLKPVKIVPDSERVNGYLVLAEVLNADGTPHATNMRAAFDDDPDLWLGYEQEYVLMLDGKPLGFPADGFPGPQGPYYCGVGAGKVAGREIVEEHLDVCLNAGLEVTGINAEVLLGQWEYQIFGKGAKEAADSVQLTRYLLIRTAEKYGVTVELHPKPIKGDWNGSGMHTNFSTTRIREKGGEKYVSALMEQFKATHKEHIAVYGSSNDQRLTGKHETQSIKKFSFGASDRGASIRIPVAMIQNNWKGYLEDRRPASNADPYRVAARLIETIKQAK